The proteins below are encoded in one region of Limnochorda pilosa:
- a CDS encoding branched-chain amino acid ABC transporter permease: MLQHLLNGIATGALYAVIALGIVLLYRTSRVLNFAHGDLAMVGVFLVWSLGQTSLGFPGGLAVGLLAASALGALFYFGVLAPVREATLLGQIVLTLGLSQVLSGAALVYWGADTKAFAFPLSSMVTYRVGGAVISQLTLGSLAVAVALMAGLYFLVQRTRVGLGMRALSQDLDAARVLGIPTRRLLALTWGVAALLGAAAGVLLAPLTFLHPYFMLTPFLKGFTAAVLGGLDSVPGAIAGGLVLGVIESFFAGYVSLSFVSTLSFGLILLVLLVRPEGLLGHAFQRRV; encoded by the coding sequence GTGCTGCAGCACTTGCTGAACGGCATCGCAACCGGAGCCCTCTACGCCGTGATCGCCCTGGGCATCGTGCTGCTCTACCGCACCTCCCGGGTCCTCAACTTCGCCCACGGGGACTTGGCCATGGTGGGCGTCTTCCTCGTCTGGAGCCTGGGGCAGACGAGCCTCGGCTTCCCGGGCGGGCTGGCGGTGGGGCTGCTCGCCGCATCGGCCCTGGGCGCCCTCTTCTACTTCGGCGTGCTGGCGCCCGTGCGGGAAGCCACCCTGCTCGGTCAGATCGTGCTCACCCTGGGTCTCTCCCAGGTGCTGAGCGGCGCCGCCCTGGTCTACTGGGGGGCGGATACCAAGGCCTTCGCCTTCCCGCTCTCCTCCATGGTCACCTACCGGGTGGGGGGCGCGGTGATCAGCCAGCTCACCCTGGGGAGCCTGGCCGTGGCCGTGGCGCTCATGGCAGGGCTCTACTTCCTGGTGCAGCGCACCCGGGTGGGGCTGGGCATGCGCGCCCTCTCCCAGGACCTGGACGCGGCCCGGGTGCTGGGCATCCCCACCCGCCGGCTGCTGGCGCTCACGTGGGGCGTGGCCGCCCTGCTGGGGGCGGCGGCCGGCGTTCTCCTCGCGCCGCTCACCTTCCTCCATCCCTACTTCATGCTCACACCGTTCCTCAAGGGCTTCACCGCGGCGGTGCTGGGCGGGCTGGACAGCGTACCCGGCGCCATCGCGGGCGGGCTGGTGCTGGGCGTGATCGAGAGCTTCTTCGCCGGTTACGTGTCGCTGAGCTTCGTCTCCACCCTTTCCTTCGGCCTGATCCTGCTGGTGCTGCTGGTGCGGCCCGAGGGGCTCCTGGGGCACGCCTTCCAGCGGCGCGTGTGA
- a CDS encoding branched-chain amino acid ABC transporter permease: MELRQSYREEIALVRGWAGWTATAGLAFALLTLPAWISGYSLYIVTHLMIQALAAVGLNLLIGYTGQISLGHAGFYAIGAYAAAHGLTTFGHPLPVALALAGLAAAAAGYLVGLPALRLTGPYLAIVTLGFGIAVHQALTNWAAVSGGRIGLFVPRPALGPWRLEGDTAVYFLVLVVGAALVLVAYNLTRSHVGRAWVAIRDSDLAAEAAGVSLRQYKSLAFAVSAFYGGVAGGLGAILLGYLEPQMFTFVESIYFLAMVVVGGLGRIPGGIIGGVLVAAIPQVMSGLQEWLPLIFGAIIMAAIAFEPTGLYGRWLRIRRYFKSWPL, from the coding sequence ATGGAGCTTCGGCAGAGCTACCGCGAGGAGATCGCCCTGGTGCGAGGGTGGGCCGGGTGGACGGCCACGGCCGGCCTCGCCTTCGCCCTGCTCACCCTACCGGCGTGGATCTCGGGTTACTCGCTCTACATCGTCACCCACCTCATGATCCAGGCCCTGGCGGCGGTGGGGCTCAACCTGCTCATCGGGTACACGGGCCAGATCTCCCTGGGCCACGCGGGATTCTACGCCATCGGTGCCTACGCCGCCGCCCATGGGCTCACCACCTTCGGCCACCCGCTGCCGGTAGCTCTGGCCCTGGCCGGCCTCGCGGCCGCCGCCGCCGGCTACCTGGTGGGCCTCCCGGCCCTGCGGCTGACGGGCCCCTACCTGGCCATCGTCACCCTGGGCTTCGGCATAGCCGTGCATCAGGCGCTTACCAACTGGGCGGCCGTCTCGGGCGGGCGCATCGGCCTCTTCGTGCCCCGGCCGGCCCTCGGGCCCTGGCGCCTGGAAGGCGACACCGCCGTCTACTTCCTGGTCCTGGTCGTGGGGGCGGCGCTGGTGCTGGTGGCCTACAACCTCACCCGCTCCCACGTGGGGCGGGCCTGGGTGGCCATCCGTGACAGCGATCTGGCCGCGGAGGCGGCGGGGGTAAGCCTGCGGCAGTACAAGAGCCTGGCCTTCGCGGTAAGCGCCTTCTACGGCGGCGTGGCCGGGGGGCTCGGGGCGATCCTGCTGGGGTACCTGGAGCCTCAGATGTTCACCTTCGTGGAGTCCATCTACTTCCTGGCCATGGTGGTGGTGGGCGGGCTGGGCAGGATCCCGGGGGGTATCATCGGCGGCGTGCTGGTGGCGGCCATCCCCCAGGTGATGTCGGGCCTGCAGGAGTGGCTTCCGCTGATCTTCGGAGCGATCATCATGGCGGCCATCGCCTTCGAGCCCACGGGGCTCTACGGCCGCTGGTTGCGGATCCGCCGCTACTTCAAGAGCTGGCCCCTCTAG
- a CDS encoding SDR family oxidoreductase codes for MAGLAGKTLFVTGASRGIGKAIALRAARDGANVVVAAKTTGPHPKLPGTIHTAAAEVEAAGGRALAVATDIRFEEQVRAAVDRAVEIFGGIDVLVNNASAISLTGTLRTEMKRYDLMQDINARGSFLCAKLCLPHLRRAENPHILSISPPLHLRADWFGPHAAYTLAKLAMSLWVLAWAEEFRAEGIAVNALWPRTVVATAAVQNLLGGDEVIRRSRRPEIVADAVYEILTRNSRSCTGNFFIDEDVLREAGVVDFTCYAVDPSVEPLGDFFVG; via the coding sequence GTGGCGGGCTTGGCGGGGAAGACGCTCTTCGTCACGGGGGCGAGCCGGGGCATCGGGAAGGCCATCGCCCTCCGGGCGGCTCGGGACGGCGCGAACGTGGTGGTCGCCGCCAAGACCACCGGGCCCCACCCGAAGCTGCCGGGCACCATCCACACCGCCGCCGCGGAGGTCGAGGCCGCCGGCGGCCGGGCGCTGGCGGTGGCCACCGACATCCGCTTCGAGGAGCAGGTCCGGGCGGCGGTGGACCGGGCCGTCGAAATCTTCGGCGGCATCGACGTCCTCGTGAACAACGCGAGCGCCATCAGCCTCACCGGCACCCTCCGTACTGAGATGAAGCGCTACGACCTGATGCAGGACATCAACGCCCGGGGGAGCTTCCTCTGCGCCAAGCTCTGTCTCCCCCACCTGCGCCGGGCCGAGAACCCGCACATACTCTCCATCTCGCCGCCCCTCCACCTGCGGGCCGACTGGTTCGGCCCCCACGCCGCCTACACCCTGGCCAAGCTGGCCATGAGCCTATGGGTCCTGGCCTGGGCGGAGGAGTTCCGGGCCGAGGGCATCGCGGTCAACGCCCTGTGGCCCCGCACCGTCGTCGCCACCGCCGCGGTGCAGAACCTGCTCGGGGGTGACGAGGTGATCCGCCGCAGCCGTAGACCCGAGATCGTCGCCGACGCGGTCTACGAGATCCTCACCCGGAACAGCCGGAGCTGTACGGGCAACTTCTTCATCGACGAGGACGTGCTGCGGGAGGCGGGCGTGGTCGATTTCACCTGCTATGCCGTGGACCCCTCAGTGGAGCCGCTGGGCGACTTCTTCGTGGGGTGA
- a CDS encoding EVE domain-containing protein yields the protein MAYWLLKTEPGEYSYANLEAAGRDVWDGVRNAVALRYLRAMQPGDQALVYHSGKERAVVGVAQVATEPHPDPRTSDPRWTVVDVEPRGRLARPVGLAEIKADRAFQDWELVRLPRLSVMPVEPALWERILRMGGGVVR from the coding sequence ATGGCCTACTGGCTGCTCAAGACCGAGCCCGGCGAGTACAGCTACGCCAATCTGGAAGCTGCCGGCCGGGACGTGTGGGATGGGGTGCGGAACGCCGTCGCACTCAGGTACCTGCGGGCCATGCAGCCCGGCGACCAGGCCCTCGTCTACCACAGCGGGAAGGAGCGGGCGGTGGTAGGCGTCGCCCAGGTGGCAACCGAGCCCCACCCCGACCCGAGGACGTCAGACCCCCGCTGGACCGTGGTGGACGTGGAACCCCGGGGCCGCCTGGCCCGGCCCGTGGGGCTGGCCGAGATCAAGGCCGACCGGGCCTTCCAGGACTGGGAGCTCGTGCGCCTCCCCCGCCTCTCGGTGATGCCCGTGGAGCCCGCCCTCTGGGAGCGGATCCTGCGGATGGGGGGAGGGGTCGTTCGGTGA